The sequence GTGGAGATGCCCGCCCTTGAGCAGAACCGCGCAGCCATATCTATCCGAAAGCTCGCGGGCGGCGGCCTCCATGTCCTCAAGACAGGTGATGCTCCCGCCCAGCAGAGTCTCCGCCTCGGGAAGGTTCGGCGTGATGACGCAGGCGAGCGGGATGAGTTCGCTGCGGTAGCTTTCCACGGCATCCGGCTCCAGCAGGCTCGCGCCGGTCGAGGCGACCATCACCGGATCGATGACTAGCCTGATGTCCGGGCGGGTCCTGAAAATTTCCGCCACACGGCGGACGTGTTCCGAAGAGCCGAGCATGCCGGTTTTCACAACGGCGAGTGGAAATGAATCCAGCATGAGGAGGATCTGGTCCTCCATCATTCCGGGATCGACGGCATCCACGCGGCGCACGGTTTCCGCGGTTTCTGAGACGATGCACGTCACGGCGGTGAGGCCATGCAGGCCGAAGTGCTGGAAGGTTTTCAGATCCGCCTGCAAACCTGCCCCCGCAGAGCAATCGGAGCCTGCGATCGTCATCACGGGGATGACGGGCCGGGTGATGTCGCTTGTTGTCGCCATTGTTCCTTGATTCTTTGCCGTGTCCTTCCAATCCTTACCTCATGCCGAAAGACATCAAGGAATTTGAAGGCCTGCGCGTCAGAATCGACGATGTCATCTACATGCCCAGCTTGGATGCTCCGGCGGAGAGGCCGCACCCTTTCGTCTATTTCATCTCCATCTTCAACGATTCCTCCGTGCCTGTGACGATACGCGGCAGGAAATGGGTCGTGGTGGAGGATGGGGGGGAGACGACGGTGGTCGAGGGGGACGGGGTTGTAGGTCAGCAGCCGGTGATCGCTGCGGGCGAGCATTTTTCCTACAACAGCTATCATGTGGTAGGCAAGGCGGCGGCGGCTTCCGGAGCTTTCTTCGGGGAAACCGCAGCCGGGGAATGGATTTTCGCGAGGATCCCGGATTTCCGTTTGGAGATCCCCGGCTGGGCGTAAAAAAAGGGACTCCCCGCTGCGGAGAGTCCCTTTGGATGGGGTGATGGGCAGGGGATCAGGCGTTCTGCTGTTCCCTGTTTTCCTCGTCGGCCTCGGTCTCATGATGGAATTCCTCGTTAGGGATTTCCGCATGGGGCTCTTCGGGGGTCACCTCGACGGCGGCCACCTCGGCCTTGGGTTCGTCGATGAGGTCAAGAACCTCTTCCTTAGGCTTGATCGGCGCGAGGGCGGGCATGACATTGGCGGCACGCTCGTTGCCACCTTCCTCGTTTTCCGCATTCTGGTGATCCTCGGATTTCGCGCCGGACACCGTGAGTTGCCGACCCATGAAAAACTGGTCGTGCAGGACTTCGACGGTGCGCTTGGCCTCGTCGATGTCGATCATCTCGACAAAGCCGTAGCCCTTCGAGCGGTGTGTGGTGCGGTTGTAAACGATCTCGATGCGGCGCACGGCCCCTACGCCCTTGAAAAGCTCCTCTAGGTCGCTTTCGGTGGTTTCGTAGGAGAGGTTGCCGACATAGACGCGACGGTTCTCCACGGTGGAAGGATCACCTCCGCGCGGGCCGCCTGCACTGCGCTCCCTGCGTTTGCCCCGGCGCGGGGATTCGCCGTCCTCACGGGACTCCGAGCGTTCATTTCGTTTTTCCGAACGCTCGTCCCGGTTTTCCGAACGCTCGTCGCGGTTTTCGGAGCGGGCATCGCGGGTTTTGTTGCGGCGCGGCTCGCGGGTTTTCTTCACTTCGTCCACATCGGGACGGCGCTCGGGGCGCGGCGGGCGGACAGGCTCCTTGTAGAGGCCTATGGTTTTGAGCAGCTTCTGCCACCAGCTGAGCTGGACGGGTGCGGGCATGGGGCGGCGCTGCGGCTTGCCGGAATCCTGGCGGCCGCTGCGGCCGCCCTGGCGTTTGCCGCCTCCGGATTGGCGCCCGTTTTGCTGGCGGCCTTCGGAATTGCGGTTTTCTGAGTCGTTGTTGTTGCGGCGGTTTTGGCCTCCGCGTGAGCGGCGGCGACGGCTATCTCCCGATTGGCGGGAGTTCTGTGTATCAGTTGACATGTTTTGGCATGGGTCGGTGTTGTACGGACGGCCCGGCGCGGCGGGCATGGCTGCCCGGCGGTGCAGGAACGGACCTGCGAGCTATCGGTGCGGCTGCCGGCCGCCAGCGTTATGGTGCTGGGCCAGGCCTCCGCAACCATTGCGGAAAGAAGCCTGGAAGGGCCGGATGCCGGTGATCTGCGCCGCCGTCCGTGAGCCGGGTGGTTCCGTGTCTCCTGGCAGACCCGAAAGATCCGAGTTTCCCGGAGGAAAACGAATGTTTGGAGAAAATGGGTGCCGGATGCGGACATCGGAGGTTGGGGAACTCCCGCTCGGGCGGCAATCTAGGCGGCTCCGGGCGTTTGGCAAGGTTTAAGAACACCAGCGTGGGTTTCATTTTTTTCATCGGGATGGAATCCGGGCTTGCGGAGGCACATTCCGCCCTGTTGAATTTCCCATGGCAGAGATTTCCTTGGGTTTGTCCTTTGACGATGTGCTCCTTGTCCCGGCGCTCAGCGCGATTTTGCCGGGCGAGGCAGAGCTTGCAACGGAGCTTGCAGCGGGTATTCCGCTCAACCTTCCAGTGGTTTCTGCGGCGATGGACACTGTTTCGGAGCATGATCTGGCGATCGCCCTCGCACGTGAAGGCGGTATGGGAGTTATTCACCGCGCCTGCCCGATCGAGGAACAGGCGGCCATGGTTTCCCGGGTGAAACGCTCGGAAAGCGCCGTGATCCTCAAGCCGCTGACCGTCCGCAAGGAAGAGACGGTTGCCCGGGTGCTGGAGATCATGCACGAGAATGGGTTTTCCGGATTTCCCGTGGTCGATCCGGATGGTCGCCTCGAGGGCATGGTGACGGGTCGGGACGTGCGCTATCTGGACAGGCCGGGCGCATTGGTCTCCGAGGTGATGACAGCCCGCGACAAGGTGATCACCGCCCCGCCGAACACGGGCTTGGAGCAGGCGCGGCGCATCCTTTATGAGAATCGCATCGAGAAACTGCCGCTCGTGGATGCAAACAACATCCTCGTCGGCCTGATCACCGGCTCGGACATCGAGAAGCGCATCATGTTCACCAGCGCCGCCAAGGACTCCAACGGCCAACTCCGCTGCGGGGCTGCGGTGGGTGTCGGGCCGGATGTCGAGGAGCGTGCTGCGGCACTCATCGAGGCGGGTGCCGATGCGCTTTTCATCGATGCCGCCACCGGCCACACCCGCCACGTGATGAATGTGATCGATAAGCTCCGCACGATGAGTGACAGGCCGGTTGTCGCCGGAAATGTCGTCACCGAGGCCGGCGCGCGGGATCTGGTTTCCGCCGGGGCGAGTGCGCTCAAGGTCGGGGTCGGACCCGGATCGATCTGCACCACGCGGGTCATCGCGGGCGTGGGGATGCCGCAGTTCACGGCGATCCAGAACGTCGCCGGATACTGCCGCGAGCGTGGGGTGAAAGTCATCGCCGACGGTGGCATCCGCTACTCGGGCGATGTGGTGAAAGCCATCGCCGCCGGAGCCGATCTGGTGATGCTCGGCTCCATCCTCGCCGGAACCCGCGAAAGCCCCGGCCAGAGCGTGTATTTCCAGGGTCGCCGCTTCAAGACCTATCGCGGCATGGGTTCGCTCGGCGCGATGCGCAAGGGTGCCGCGGACCGCTACTCACAGAACAGCTCCGGCAAACTCGTCGCTGAGGGTGTCGAAGGCAGGGTGCCATACAAGGGTCCGCTTTCCGATGTGATTTTCCAGCTCATGGGTGGCCTGAAATCCGGCATGGGATACGTCGGGGCCGCCACGCTTGCCGAGCTCCGCGAAAAAGCCACCTTCACCCGGATCACCCCCGGCGGCCTCCGCGAAAGCCACGTCCACGACATCGTGATGACCGAGGAACCAACCAACTACCAACCGCTGGGCTGAAGCCACCACCTCCAACTTCCAATCTTCGATTCCCAAGGAAAAGGTTGTTCGTTCGGATCTTCATGGAAGTTGGAGTTTGAAATCTGAAAGTTGAATTTTATGCACGATACAAATCACGTCGCCGTCATCGATTTCGGCTCGCAATACACCCAGCTTATTGTCCGCCGCGTGCGGGAGCTTGGCTTTTTCGCGATGCTGTATTCCCTGGATGATTTCCCGCACATCGGCAAGCCGGGAGCCATCATCCTTTCCGGGGGGCCGAAGAGCACGAGCGAGGCGGATGCCCCGGATCTGGATTTCGGCGCATTGAAAGCGTTCGGGGTTCCAGTGCTGGGGGTCTGCTACGGGATGCAACTGCTGAACCTGAAATTCGGCGGTACCGTCGAGAAGAGCGACCGCCGAGAATACGGCTCCGCAAGTCTTTTTCCGGACACCGCATCGGTACTCTACGCGGGAATTTCGGAGACCTCCCAGGTGTGGATGAGCCACTCGGACACGGTGAGAATCATCCCGGACGGTGCGAAGGTCATCGCAAGGAATCAGCACGATACGCCCGTCTCTCTCCAGTGGGACGAGTCGTTTTTCGGGATCCAGTTCCATCCGGAAGTGACCCACAGCCACGAAGGGCAGCGGATGCTCAAAAACTTCCTCGGCCTCGCGAAAAACCTGGAGCCGTTCAAGATCGACGATTTCAAGCGCGAGATGATCGCTGACATCCGCAAGACTGTCGGCGACCGCCAAGTGGTGTGCGGCGTTTCCGGAGGGGTCGATAGCACAGTGCTTGCCGTGCTGTTGAAAGAGGCGGGCGTGAAAGTCCGCGCCATCTTCGTCGACAACGGCCTGCTCCGCAAGAACGAGGCACAGGAAGTGCAGGCGAATTTCAAGCGCATGGGCCTGGAGATCGAGACCATCGACGCCTCCGACCGTTTCCTCAACGCGCTGGCCGGCGAGGGCGATCCGGAGAAAAAACGCAAGATCATCGGCAACATGTTCATCGAGGTTTTCTGGGATGCCGTTGGCGATGCCCAGATGCTTGCCCAAGGCACCCTCTACCCGGATGTGATCGAGAGCGCATCGAACGCGAAATCCAAGGCTTCCGTCATCAAGACCCACCACAACCGCGTTGCGAAAATCCTCGAACTCCAGGCGGAGGGAAAAGTCCTCGAGCCGCTTGCGGAGCTGTTCAAGGACGAAGTGCGCGCGCTCGGCCGCTCCCTCGGGATTGCGGAGGACATCCTCCAGCGCCACCCCTTTCCCGGCCCCGGTCTCTCCGTCCGCTGCCCGGGAGTGGTCGACAGGGAAAGGCTGGAAATCATCCGCGATTGCGATGCGATCTTCATCGGCAAGCTCAAGGAGTACGGTTGGTATGACAAGGTTTGGCAGGCCTACGCCGGCCTCATCCCGGTCAAGACTGTCGGCGTGAAAGGCGACGAGCGAAGCTACGAATGGGCCACCAATCTCCGTGCCGTCGTCTCCGAGGACGCGATGACCGCTGAGTGGGTCGATCTCCCGGCGCAACTGCTACGGGAAACCAGCCAACGCATCCTCAACGAGGTCAGCGGCATTAACCGGGTGCTCTATGACATTTCCACAAAACCCCCGGCCAGCATCGAGTGGGAGTGAATCATGTTTCCGTGCCATGCTGTGCCCGGCACATGGGACTTGCCCATTGCGCTTCCCACGCCAGCCCAATTATTACGGCAATGACGGCGGTGATTTTGCACAAAAGCGAATTTGTCTAAGAAAAACGCTTGTGAAATTTTTCACAAGCTCCCAACCTACGCCCGGCGAACAGCCCTACCCAATCTCCGCTCATGGCAAACATTTTTCCACGCTGGTCCAACCTGCTACCACTAAAAATCGCGTTTTGCCTAGGTACTGTTGGAGCCGGAGTGGTTCTCGGTATCAACTACTACGCGACTCCGAAGGCTCAGGTCGTGGGCTACCAGCCAACCCAACCCATCCCGTTTTCGCATAAGATCCACGTCGACCAGCTCGGCCTTGATTGCCGCTACTGCCACTCCTTCGTGGATGTCGCCGGTCACTCGAACGTGCCGACCGGCAACACCTGCTGGAACTGCCACCAGCACGTCCAGAAGGACAGCCCCAAGCTCGCCCCGCTGCATGTTTCCATGGATCCGACCTTCCCCGGTTACGATGGCAAGCCGATCGAGTGGGTGCGCATCCACAAGTCTCCCGACTACGTCTATTTCAACCACTCCGCCCACGTGAACCGCGGCATTTCCTGCCAGAGCTGCCACGGAGACGTGCATAAAATGGAGGTTGTCTACCAGGCTCAGCCGCACTCGATGGGATGGTGCCTTGAGTGCCACCGCGCGCCCGAGCAGCACCTGCGCCCGCTTGAGGAGGTTTACAACCTGAACTACGGCGATTCCGATGTCGCGAAATACTCGAAGGATGCCTCGGTCGTAACCACCAAGGATCTCGGCAAGAAGCTCAAGGAAACCTTCAACGTGCACCCGAAAACGAGTTGCGCGACCTGCCACCATTGACCCGCTTTCCCAAGAAATTTTCCCCGCAAGCCCTGATATGAGCAAACGCATTTGGAACCACCCGGAAGTCCCGCAGGACGAAACCACCGTCTCATGGCGCAGCGCCGGGCAGCTCCGCGACACCAAGGAATTCCGCACCTGGATGGATCGCGAATTCCCGCAGGGTGCCGCGGAAATGGAGAACCAGGACGAGATGGAGACATCGCGCCGGACTTTCCTCAAGCTCATGGGCTCCTCGACCGCGCTTGCCGGATTCGGCATGGTTGCCTGCCGCCGGCCGGAGGCTTACATCGTTCCCTATACCAAGGCTCCCGAGTGGGTGATCCCAGGGAAAGCCACCTACTACGCTTCCAGTATGCCGCGCGCCGGCGGTGCCGTGCCGCTGGTGGTCACCACCTTCGAAGGCCGCCCGACCAAGGTCGGTGCGAACCGCCTCCACCCGGATTACGAGGGCACCGACGCCTTCGCACAGGCCTCCGTGCTGGATATGTATTCCACCTCGCGCTCACGCAAGGTTCTGAAAAACGGCAAGGCCATGAAGCGCTCCGAGTTCGAGGCAGCGCTCGCAGCGCTCGCCGCCGACAAGTCCGCGAAGATCGGTTTCGTCTTCGGTGCCGATGAAAGCCCGACCCGCCTCCGCCTTGCGAAATCGCTGGCTGCGAAATACTCCGCCGCGAAACTTTATTCCTACGAGGCCCTTTCTTCTGACGACAGCCCCATCCTCGGTGAGGGCGTGAAACTCGTTCCCGATTTCGAAAAGGCCGACCGCATCCTCTCGCTCGACTGCGACTTCGCGGGAACGGATGTGGTGGGTTCAAAGATCGCTTTCTTCAACCGCCGCAAGCCGGAAGGCAAAGGCTACAATTCCAAGGCCGACGCCACCTCGATGAACCGCCTCTACTCGGTGGAAGCCGCCTTCACCTTGACCGGCGGGATGGCAGACCACCGCCTGCGCGTGGCTCCTGGCATGATTGCATCGGTCGCCTCGCAGATCGCACGCGAGCTCGGCGCCGAAGCCGGAAACCTTCCCGAGATCACCGATTCCAAGCAGCTCGAATGGATCCAGGAACTCGCCAAGGATCTCAGGAAAAGCGGAGCCAACACCGCCGTCCTTGCTGGCCCGCGCCAGTCGGCTGCCGTGAAACACCTTGCCCTTGCGATCAACCTCGCTCTGGGGAACATCGGCACCGGTGTGAAAGCTTACCAAACGGAAGCCACCGGGATGGGCGATATCGCCGACCTCACCGCCGACCTCAACTCGGGAGCCATCGAGACGGTCGTTTTCCTCACCCCTTCCAACCCGGTCTATGATGCACCGGCCGACCTGAAATTCCCCGATGCCCTCGCAAAGGCGAAGACCAGCATCCACCTCAGCGACCGCACCAACGCCATGGCCTATGCCTGCACATGGCACGTGCCTGCCGCCCATTACCTCGAGTCGTGGGGTGATGCCCGCAGCGCCACCGGTGCCTACACAATCGTCCAGCCAATGATTCTCCCACTCTATCCTGATTGCGTGGCGGAACTCGAACTGCTCCTCGCATTCCTTTCCGATGACGGCAAGCTCGTCACCGGGGAAGGGGAGGAAGGCGCACCCGCACCGGCTCTCCTCGCGGTGAAAGAGACCTTCAAGGGCGACAAGGCTGCGTGGAAAACGCTCCTCAAGAACGGTTTCGCCGCAGGCACTTCCTATGCCGCCGCCTCGCCAACGCTGGCGGGCAATGCCGCCGCCGAGATCGCCAACGCCAAGGTTTCCAAGGCCGACAAATCCTCTCTCGATGTCATCTTCGCAACCGACGCCTCGGTTTACGATGGCCGCTGGATTGACAACGGCTGGCTCCAGGAAGCACCCGATCCGGTTTCCAAACTGACTTGGGACAATGCGGTGCTCATCGCCCCGAAGACCGCCAAGGAACTCGGCATCTACGACCAGATCATCCAGCTTGAGACGAAATTCGCCTCCCGCTCTCCCGACGATGAGGGTGAGAACCGCAAGTCGCCGATGATCACTGTGAAGGTCAACGGCAAGTCCGTCGATTTGCCCGTCCTTGTCTCCTTTGGACAGGCGGAAAACACCCTCGTCATCCCGCTCGGATACGGACAGGGCTTCAACAGCGAGGATGTCCTTGGACGCGATACGAAAAACGAGAAATTCGTCGGCCTCGTCGGAGTGAACCGCGGGTTTGACGCCTATCCGCTCCGCACCCGGGACAGCGCCTATTTCGCCACCGGCGCGGAAATCACACTGACCGGCGAGAGGTATCCCGTCGCACTCACCCAAGAGCACAACGCAATGTATGGCCGCGCCCTCGCCCGCGAGATCAGCACCGATGCGATCCCGCACAAAGGCGATTTCGCGGCACAGCTCGCCAAGGTCAAGAAGCAGGGCAATGACTCGCACGCCCCGAAGAACATTTCCCTCTACAAGCAGGAGGACCGCAACGGCAATACGCTGCTTTCCGATCCGCTCCACCAGTGGGGCATGACCATCGACCTTTCCTCGTGCATGGGTTGCAACGCCTGCCTCGTCGCCTGCCAATCGGAGAACAACATCCCCATCGTCGGCAAGGAACAGGTCGCGAAAGGCCGCGAAATGCACTGGATCCGCATGGATCGCTACTTCGCCACCCACAAGGAAAACAAGTTCGATCCGGACAACGTCGCCCTCGTCCCACAGCCGGTCGCGTGCCAGCAGTGTGAGTCCGCACCTTGCGAAACCGTTTGCCCGGTCAATGCCACCGTCCACACCGAGGACGGCCTCAACGCGATGGCCTACAACCGCTGCATCGGCACCCGCTACTGCGCGAACAACTGCCCCTATAAGGCGCGCCGCTTCAACTTCTTCGACTACAACAAGCGCAACCCGCTCATCAAGAACAACCTCAACAAGGGCCCCCTTGGAGAAAGGCACGACAGGGAACCGAACCACCTCCAGAAGAACCCGAACGTCACCGTCCGCATGCGCGGCGTGATGGAGAAATGCACCTACTGCGTGCAGCGCCTCAAGGACGCCGTCATCCGCCAGAAGCGCGGCCAGAAGCAGGAAGTACTTGCCGATGGCGGCCTCTCCCCGGACATAAAAGTGTCCAACGAAACATTGCGCATCCCGGTGGATTCTGTGAAAACCGCCTGCCAGGACGCCTGCCCCGCCGAGGCGATCGCCTTCGGCAACCTCAAGGACGAGTCCGCTTCCGAAATGGGCCGCGCCAAGAAACTGGAGCGCAACTACGATCTCCTCAACTACATCGGCACCCTCCCGCGCACTAGCTACCTGGCTCGCGTGAAGAACCCGAATCCGGACATGCCAGACGCCCCATACATCGGGCAGGCCACCATCCACATGGTCTGATCCGAATGTCCTAATTCTTCCTCTCCAATTTCCATTCCATGGCCTCATCCACAGAAACCGCACCGAACACGGGAGTCAAACTTCCGGTCCTGAAGCGTGAAAAGCTGATCCTCAACGACCGCTCCTACCACTGGATCACGGACCGGATCTGCGGGATCATCGAGAACAAGCAGCCGCTGCTTTGGTGGCTGCTTTTCCTGCCCTCCTCGCTCATCGCCCTCATCGGCGTCGGCGGCGGGCTGTTCCACCTCGTTTCCACCGGCGTCGGTGTCTGGGGAAACACGAACCGCGTGATGTGGGGTTGGCCCATCGTGAACTTCGTTTTCTGGATCGGTATCGGCCACGCGGGCACACTGATCTCCGCCATTCTTTTCCTGACCCGGCAAAACTGGCGGACATCGATCAACCGCGCTGCGGAAGCCATGACGATCTTTGCGGTGATGTGCGCGGGCATTTTCCCCGCCTTCCACGTCGGCCGCGTCTGGTTCGCATGGTTCCTCGCCCCCGTCCCGAACGCGAACGCGATCTGGCAGAACTTCAAGTCACCCCTGCTTTGGGACGTGTTCGCCGTCTCCACCTACTTCACCGTCTCGCTGATCTTCTGGTTCCTCGGCATGGTTCCCGACCTCGCCACGATCCGCGACCGCTGCAAGCCCGGCATCCGGAAGATCCTCTATGGCATCTTCGCCCTAGGCTGGCGCGGGGGCAACCGCCAGTGGAGCCACTACGAAATGGCCTACCTGCTCCTCGCGGCGCTTTCCACCCCGCTCGTCCTTTCCGTCCACTCGGTCGTCTCGTTCGACTTCGCCACCTCGGTCGTCCCCGGCTGGCACACCACGATCTTCCCTCCTTACTTCGTCGCGGGCGCCATCTTCGGCGGCTTCGCAATGGTGCTCACGATCATGATCCCAGCCCGTTTCATCTACGGACTCCAGGATCTGATCACCATGAAGCACATCGACAACATGGCGAAGATCATCCTGCTCACCGGAACCATCGTCGGCTACGCCTATCTCATGGAGCTCTTCGTCGCCTTCTACTCAGGCGCGATCTACGAAATGGACGCCTTCAAGTTCCGCATCGCAGGCCCCTACTGGTGGGCCTACGCCGCGATGATGTCGCTCAACGTCCTTTCCCCGCAGATCTTCTGGTTCAAGTCCATGCGCGAGAACCTCTGGGTCGTCATGGCCGTGGCGATGTGTGTCAACGTCGGCATGTGGTTCGAGCGCTTCGTCATCATCGTCACCACCCTCGCCCGCATGTGGCTGCCGGGCGACTGGAAGACCTTCTCGCCATCCGGGCAGGACCAGCTCCTCTTCGTCGGAACGATCGGAATGTTCCTCATGCTCTTCCTCCTGTTCCTCCGCTTCCTTCCCTGCATCAACATCGCCGAGGTGAAATGGGCCAAGGAGGAAAGCGATCCGCACTTCGAGGACAACGAATCCCATCCGGACTCGGGAGCGGAAACCATCCCCGCCTACCAGAAGGAACTCCCGGAAAGCAAAAGCTGAAATCCTGAAAGCTGAAATGCTGACACAAACAACTTCTAACCAATAACTTCCAACCTTTTCCACGTGAGCACCACACGCAAACGAGTTTACGGCTACCTCGCCGAGTTCAAGAGCGCCTCCGCCCTCTACAAGGCGGCGGAGAAAGTCCGTGACGCGGGCTTCCGCAAATGGGACTGCTACACGCCCTATCCCGTCCACGGCCTCGATGCCGCGATGGGCCTCAAGCGCTCTATCCTCCCATGGTTCGTGTTCTTCGGCGGCATCACCGGCTGCGCCACAGCCTTCGCCCTCGCATACACCACCCAGGTAGTCATCTACCCGACCATCGTACAGGCTAAGCCGGTCAACATCTTCACCATCCCGGCCTTCTTCCCGGTGATGTTCGAGCTCACCATCCTCTTCTCCGGCTTCACAGTGCTCTTCGGCCTGCTCGGCCTGATCCAGCTGCCGCGCCTCAACCACCCCCTCTTCGCCAGCAAGCAGTTCCACCGCGCCACAGACGACGGTTTCTTCATCGCCATCGAAGCCCGCGACGCGAAATTCAGCCCGGATGGCACCAAATCGCTCCTAGCCGAGATCGGCGGAGAGAACATCGAACTCGTCGAAGAAGAGAACTGAGGAATACCCAACATCCAATATCCAATTCCCATTCCCCAATGCGCTACTTTTTCCTAACCTACGCCTTGATCGCCGTCCTCATCGTCGGAATCGGCGGATTCCGCGGCCAGCACTTCTCCAAACCGCCTGTCCAGGTCTTCCCGGACATGGACAACCAGGACAAGCTCAAGGCCCAGGCACCCAGCACTTTCTTTGCTGACCGCCAGGGCGGCAGGCTTCCGGTTTCGGAAACGCAGCCCCTAGGCTTCAACGAGGAAGGCGCTAGGGAAATCGGCGGTATCCCCGAACTCGAGTTCGGCGGTGGCACCGGGTATTACTACAGCGGCCACGTCGGCGATTACTACGGTGCGGGGATGCCGGAGGAACTTGAACTCAACCCGGAA comes from Akkermansiaceae bacterium and encodes:
- a CDS encoding DUF3341 domain-containing protein, which produces MSTTRKRVYGYLAEFKSASALYKAAEKVRDAGFRKWDCYTPYPVHGLDAAMGLKRSILPWFVFFGGITGCATAFALAYTTQVVIYPTIVQAKPVNIFTIPAFFPVMFELTILFSGFTVLFGLLGLIQLPRLNHPLFASKQFHRATDDGFFIAIEARDAKFSPDGTKSLLAEIGGENIELVEEEN
- a CDS encoding cytochrome c, producing MRYFFLTYALIAVLIVGIGGFRGQHFSKPPVQVFPDMDNQDKLKAQAPSTFFADRQGGRLPVSETQPLGFNEEGAREIGGIPELEFGGGTGYYYSGHVGDYYGAGMPEELELNPEKAEELIRRGEERYGIYCAVCHGSSGDGQGVTGRYGVPGIANFHEIRFKPDGYPDGRMFEVITLGKGMMSGYGANIPVRDRWAIIAYVRTLQAAKEAAAQ